A region of the Elusimicrobiota bacterium genome:
TGCTATTGCCAGGCCTAACCCGCTGCCTTCATGTTTTGTAGTAAAAAAAGGGTCAAAGATTTGGGGTAAAATAGTATCCGGTATTCCTGTACCGGTATCCTCAACTGTTAAGACATTATACTTACCCTCTGCTAACAACGGGTTTTCCATGCCGGAATTGATAATACTGCCAAGCCTTATGTTTATTTTACCTCCGTTGGGCATCGCCTGTTGTGCGTTTATCAATACATTCTCTATCACTTGTTCAATCTGTGACCTATCAGCATTTATGAATAAAGAATCGCCACTGGATTCTACTGCGTACTCAATATTTGTCCTGTGAAGCAAGATTACCATTCCATCGACTGCTTCTTTAAGGTTGAATACTACCTTCTTAAACACACCGCCTTTTGAAAATATCAATAGTTGATGTGCCAATGTTTTTGCTTTCATTGTTGCTTTTTGAGCGTCATTAAGGATTTCCTGATTTTCCTTTGACTGGTTAACGCTTTCTTCCAATAGGCTAAGATTACCGATAATCACAGTAAGGTAATTATTGAAATCATGCGCGATCCCGCCAGCCAGGACACTGAGGCTCTCTAACCGCTGTGTTTGCTGGATCTTTTGTTTAATCTTCGCTTTTTGTCCCTCATACTTTTTTCGTTCGGTAATATCCCTGGTAATACCCAATACACTTGTTGCGATACCTGCCGCATTCCGAAGAAATTTTACTTTTATTTCAACATTAATAATTGAACCGTTTTTGTGTATTTCATCCACTTCAAATATACGTGTACGATTTGGGTCCATACCAGGAACGTTTTCTTCCTCTAACCCTTTCTTTAACTCAACCATTGCTTTTTTATATGATTCCGGTGTTAATTTTTTTTCCAGTGGCATTTTGATTGCTTCCTCTAAAGCGTATCCTAAAAGGCCAGTTATTGATGGGCTATAATACGAATATTTCATGGATTTCAAATCAATCACCCATATTACATCTACAATATCTTCCGCGATATACCTGAATTTCAGTTCCGATTCAACTAATTTGCTTTCCATATTTTTTCGTTCGGTGATATCGCGATTAACAGCGATAAAACCTATCGGCCGATTTACATCATTTTTCACTATTGAAACAGTTGACATAATTGACATGAGAGTACCGTCACGACGGTTCTGGGTTACCTCGCCTGTCCAGCAACCATCTTGCGAAATCTTTTGGAGCACAATATCGAGCGACTTTCCAATATAATCATTTTGGATAAACATCTCCATTGGATGTCCAATAACTTCGGAGGCAGCCCAACCGTATTGCTTTTCTGCCATTTTGTTCCAGAATTGTATGTTGTATTGCATATCCGTTGCAATTAGGGCATCCGATATATTTTCAAGTAAATTTGCTGAATACTGGAGTTTTTCTCCATTTTGTTTATGCTCAGTGACATTGTTAAAAACAGCAACAATTTCACCCGACGATAGGCGATAAACAAAGTTTTCGTAATAATTTGTAAGCTGATGGTCCGTATATTTTTTAACAGGGTAATATTCGGAAATTCCAGTTTTCCACACTCTCCTGAATACTTCCAGTAATCCGAATTCTTCAATCCCGGGCCGAACTTCAAATATTGACTTCCCTATTAGATCTTCTTTTTTTTCTCCATCAATTTTTTCCCCTGCTTTATTGAAATCTACAAATATGAAATCTTTGCCGTCATCTACACACCTATAGACTGCCACACCGCTATTTATATTATTGAACAATTCCAAATACCTGGTTTTAAATCCGCATATTTTCTGTTCTACAGTTTTTTGGGGTTTACTCTTAACTGTGGCTTTAACTTTTTTTATCACATTTACCTCATTCAAGCGTGTTTACATACATTATTATTTACCCAAAACTTCTTTTACAGCAACGAGCAATTGTTTTAACTCAAAAGGCTTCTGAATGTACTTATACCCCTTTTTCTGTATCATTTTCCACTCGGATTTATCGTCAAGATACCCGCTAGATAAAATTATTTTGAGTTTAGGATTATCTAACAGCAGTTGGGTAACTAATTCAAGGCCTGTTTTATCCGGCAGTATGACATCGCTGATAACCAGGTTAAAATTCCCTTTTTCAGTTTTATATACTTCAAGCGCTTCTTTAACAGTTTTTGCTATAAACACAATATAGCCATTTGATGAGAGAAACCTCTTAACCATTTTGCTTATTCCTTCTTCATCTTCAACAACTAAAATTCTTTCTCCGTGCCCTTTAACATCTTGATACTTAGTTGTCTCTTTTGTTACTTCCACACCAAGTGTTGCTGAAGATTTAGGAAGGTATATTTTAAATATAGTTCCTTTACCGGATTCGCTACAAACATTTATCCATCCTTTATGCTGTTTAACAATACCATATACCACTGACAGCCCAAGGCCCGTACCTTTCCCTACGTCTTTTGTTGTATAGAACGGTTCAAATATGTGCGGTAAAACGTTTTCACCTATTCCTATCCCACTGTCCTGAAATGAAAACCTGATAAATCTGCCGGGATATGCGTCAATAATAGGCATAGCTTGTTCTTTATCTAATATTATATTCTCAGTTTTTACAGTCAGGATTCCTCCTATAGCCATTGCATCACGTGCATTGTTTGTTAGATTCACAATAATTTGTTCAATTTGTGATTCATCCGCAGAAATATCCCATAGATCAGGAACCAAATCCATTTGTACTCGAATATCCTCGCCAATAATGCGTTTTAGCATTTTTGCTATGTTTTCTATAATCCTGTTTACATTAAGGTTTATTACATTCATAGGTTGTTTTCTGCTGTAAAGAAGTAATTGCCTTGTAAGATCCGCTGCGCGGCTGCTAGCTTTTATTATTTCATTTACATCAGCATTTATGGGATTCGTTTCGTTTATACTGCTCTTTATCAGATCAGAATATCCTTTGATGGTGGTTAGCAGGTTATTGAAATCATGCGCAATACCGCCGGCAAGAATGCCAATGGATTCAATTTTCTGTGATTGTAGAAGCTGGTATGTCAGTTTTTCTTTTTCTTCTTCCATCCGCTTATGCTCGGTGATATCCTGGAAGATACCCTGTATTACTTTTTTTCCTTTTAGTTCTATTATAGAAGCATTTATTTGTACCAGGGATTGAGTTCCGTTCTTCCTAACAATTATTGCCTCGTCATACGATATTTTTTCTTTTTCAACATGATCCCGAAATTGCTTTTCATAAATTTCTTTTTCATTTAAAGGATGTATCAGAGATCTATTCATTCCAATGATTTCTTGTTTGTTTCTACCCAATAATATTTCTGCACTTTGGTTCGCATCAAGGATTATTCCGGTATCAACATCTGCAATAATGATTGCATTATTAGATTGTTCGAATATGTTCCTATATTTTGCTTCGCTTTGTTTTAGTTCGTTCTCTGTTTTCTTGCGCTCACTGATGTCGTTGACAAATAGATTTATCCCAACAACTTTTCCATCCTGAGAATTAATCGGGTTCCAGTTAAATTCATAATAGCTGCCTGTATTTGGCTGAAATTGCTGTTCAACAAAACTTTCTCCATTAAGCACGCGGTCAAAACTAATCTTTGCAGCTGACCTAGTTATCGGAATGCTGATGTAATCCAGCATAGATTTACCGATTTCAATTTCGGCGTTATATACTTTTTTCATTTCCAAACGATGGTTCTTGTTAAAAGCCATATAACAGTAATGTTTATCAAGTGCAATAATAAGCGTTCTTGCTGCGCTATTGATGATAGAATCTAGAATAGCATTCTGTAAGCTCAATTGCCGATTGTATGCTTTGAGTTGTTCCGCTTCATTATTTTTTAGGAGTAACTGTTGCTGCTGAAGTGTTATTCGTGATTTTTCCGCTAATTTGCGCTCTGAATTATCCCGGATGTTGCACTGTATGACTTTTCTATCGCCTTCTTGATAAACATTGCTTACAAACTCAAATTCCAGACGTTTACCGTTTTTGGTTTCCAGGGGTAAATTGTCATAACGGATATATTCTTTGTCCTGTAATTTCTTAAAAGATACTTTGCTTGCAACAGTATTTTTAAAAAGGCCTAGTTCCCAGAGATTCTTACCAAGCAACTCCTCTTTTGTATATTCAAGCATTTTAATTAAATAAGGATTAATATCTATTATTTTACCCGTGCTTGCATCAAGAATTAATATCCCATCTTTTGCAGCTTCAAAAAGGCGGCGGTAACGGATTTCAGAAGTAATAAGTTTTTCGTGTAACGCTGTTGAATTCATAATATTACCCTCCCCACCCAATTCTATTTTCGTAAGAATACCCGTGACACTGCATTGCTATAAAAATAGCTGACATATTTATTGTAAGCAATTCTGTTAAAACGAGGAAGTGCCGAGTTCTGCATATTACTGACTTTTTTCTACTATGGTTATATTAACCCGTACAAGTCTGATAAACTACCTGATGATAAGTAGCGGTGTTATGCTGAGCTCAGATGGAAGATGAGGTTTAACCAGGAAAATCAACAATTATTAACCGCATACTCGGTGAAGACAAACAAACAGTCGGTGCTGTACGTAAAGGTGATAACCGGGGCTGCGTGAACTTCAACTTAGGAAGTGGCAACAATGCAATTTCTATATAAGACTTATATTGTCATCAAAAGAAATTGCTTTAGAGACAGAACATAACCTTTTGAATTCAGTATTACTTATACCAGCAGGAAATACCGGAGGCTTCTTACCGAGAAAATTCCATTTGTACATTCCCAGATTGTGATATTTTAGCAACAATATTTTGTTAACCATTTTCAAGCGGGTAACGAATTTTGTTATCCCCACAATTTCATTTCTTGTGCTGTTAAATCCCGGTATCACAGGTATCCGTATTACCATAGGGATTCCGGTTTTTGAGATAAGTTCCGCGTTTTCCAGGATCAACCTATTTGACACACCGGTTGCTTCCCTGTGTTTCTTATCATCAATATGCTTGATATCCAGCATTACAATGTCCGTATACTTTAGTACCGATAACAAACCGTTCTTGCTTCCATACCCGCAGGTCTGTAAGGCTGTAGAAATCCTGTTTTTCTTACATTCCATAAAAAAGTTTGTCACGAACCCGGACTGGTTAAGAGGTTCGCCTCCCGATACTGTTACCCCTCCGGAACTGTAATCGTAAAACACTTTATCTTTCAATACTTCTTTCATCAGGCGGGGAAGAGATACTTTTGTACCAACAATTTCCCTTGCCGATACCGGGCATCCGGCAGTACAATCCCCGCAGGTTAGACATTTAGCTCTATCGAATCCTTTTTGTGTCACCGCACCTGTCTTACATGATTTTATACAGTGATGGCAGGATATACATTCGGCTTTATTAAAAAACAAGTCCGGTTGGCTGGACCACGATTCAGGATTATGGCACCACCAACAGTGTAAAGGACACCCTTTAAAAAACACTGTTGTCCTGATCCCCGGCCCGTCATGGATCGAGAACCGCTGGATATCAAATACTACCGCTTCCCTGTTCTGTCCTGCGGATGATATCATCCTGTACCTCTTTCGATAAATGTACAAAAAATGCGCTGAACCCTGATACCCGTATAATAAGGTTGCTGTACTGTCCAGGATTTTGTTGAGCAGCTTTCATTACTTCCGTTTTGGTTACGTTGAACTGTAATTCCTGTAACCTCATTTTGACGAATGCTTTCAGTAACGCAGCGAACCGGGCTAACCCAGCCTCACCCGCGAGTATTGACGGGTTAAGCTTCATATTAACAACCGTACCCCCGGTTACTGAAGTGTAGTCGATGTTTGACAATGATTCCATAATAGCGGTCGGGCCTGATTTATCCCGCCCGAAATGCGGAGACGCAGCATCGCTTAACGCAGTACCCGCGTACCTGCCATCAGGCGTCGCACCGGTTTCTTTCCCCGCACGGATGTTTGCGGTATTCGCTGCCATCAAAGGTACATACCGACCGTTATACAGCGGGATTCTATGTTTATGCACTGCCTGACAAAAAGTTTTTGTGATATCCCTCGCTATTTTATCAACATAAGGATTACCATTCCCGTACTTCGGCGCTTTGTTGATAAGCTGCTGCTGCAGAATTTCGTAGCCTTCAAAGTTGTTGTCAAGCGCGTGTACCAGTTTTTTTACCGTACAAACTTTGTCCTCAAAAACCAGTTTTTTTATGCTGGCAATAGAATCTGCTGCTGTTGCCATGCCCATCCCTGCAATACCGTGAAATCCG
Encoded here:
- a CDS encoding PAS domain S-box protein, which translates into the protein MIKKVKATVKSKPQKTVEQKICGFKTRYLELFNNINSGVAVYRCVDDGKDFIFVDFNKAGEKIDGEKKEDLIGKSIFEVRPGIEEFGLLEVFRRVWKTGISEYYPVKKYTDHQLTNYYENFVYRLSSGEIVAVFNNVTEHKQNGEKLQYSANLLENISDALIATDMQYNIQFWNKMAEKQYGWAASEVIGHPMEMFIQNDYIGKSLDIVLQKISQDGCWTGEVTQNRRDGTLMSIMSTVSIVKNDVNRPIGFIAVNRDITERKNMESKLVESELKFRYIAEDIVDVIWVIDLKSMKYSYYSPSITGLLGYALEEAIKMPLEKKLTPESYKKAMVELKKGLEEENVPGMDPNRTRIFEVDEIHKNGSIINVEIKVKFLRNAAGIATSVLGITRDITERKKYEGQKAKIKQKIQQTQRLESLSVLAGGIAHDFNNYLTVIIGNLSLLEESVNQSKENQEILNDAQKATMKAKTLAHQLLIFSKGGVFKKVVFNLKEAVDGMVILLHRTNIEYAVESSGDSLFINADRSQIEQVIENVLINAQQAMPNGGKINIRLGSIINSGMENPLLAEGKYNVLTVEDTGTGIPDTILPQIFDPFFTTKHEGSGLGLAIAYSVIKKYGGEIKVKSIPGEGTTFTILLPAVEEAIEEEVEVESVIPGNGRILVMDDEESILAIAEKMLAKLGYDVVTARNGEQAVEIYKQ
- a CDS encoding PAS domain S-box protein, with the protein product MNSTALHEKLITSEIRYRRLFEAAKDGILILDASTGKIIDINPYLIKMLEYTKEELLGKNLWELGLFKNTVASKVSFKKLQDKEYIRYDNLPLETKNGKRLEFEFVSNVYQEGDRKVIQCNIRDNSERKLAEKSRITLQQQQLLLKNNEAEQLKAYNRQLSLQNAILDSIINSAARTLIIALDKHYCYMAFNKNHRLEMKKVYNAEIEIGKSMLDYISIPITRSAAKISFDRVLNGESFVEQQFQPNTGSYYEFNWNPINSQDGKVVGINLFVNDISERKKTENELKQSEAKYRNIFEQSNNAIIIADVDTGIILDANQSAEILLGRNKQEIIGMNRSLIHPLNEKEIYEKQFRDHVEKEKISYDEAIIVRKNGTQSLVQINASIIELKGKKVIQGIFQDITEHKRMEEEKEKLTYQLLQSQKIESIGILAGGIAHDFNNLLTTIKGYSDLIKSSINETNPINADVNEIIKASSRAADLTRQLLLYSRKQPMNVINLNVNRIIENIAKMLKRIIGEDIRVQMDLVPDLWDISADESQIEQIIVNLTNNARDAMAIGGILTVKTENIILDKEQAMPIIDAYPGRFIRFSFQDSGIGIGENVLPHIFEPFYTTKDVGKGTGLGLSVVYGIVKQHKGWINVCSESGKGTIFKIYLPKSSATLGVEVTKETTKYQDVKGHGERILVVEDEEGISKMVKRFLSSNGYIVFIAKTVKEALEVYKTEKGNFNLVISDVILPDKTGLELVTQLLLDNPKLKIILSSGYLDDKSEWKMIQKKGYKYIQKPFELKQLLVAVKEVLGK
- a CDS encoding glycyl-radical enzyme activating protein gives rise to the protein MISSAGQNREAVVFDIQRFSIHDGPGIRTTVFFKGCPLHCWWCHNPESWSSQPDLFFNKAECISCHHCIKSCKTGAVTQKGFDRAKCLTCGDCTAGCPVSAREIVGTKVSLPRLMKEVLKDKVFYDYSSGGVTVSGGEPLNQSGFVTNFFMECKKNRISTALQTCGYGSKNGLLSVLKYTDIVMLDIKHIDDKKHREATGVSNRLILENAELISKTGIPMVIRIPVIPGFNSTRNEIVGITKFVTRLKMVNKILLLKYHNLGMYKWNFLGKKPPVFPAGISNTEFKRLCSVSKAISFDDNISLI